From the Oleiharenicola lentus genome, one window contains:
- a CDS encoding chemotaxis protein CheX yields MATAQPISDTIVQESIVRAVKNVCAIMLKREATFVEKSAEAAYAGFKDKPHVFGSVGFVGQIDGIVYLCIPDDFAQDAAARVLGMSAAEVEMSGDSAIKDVIGEITNMTVGGFKNALCNIGFPCKLTLPTIVRGDNLAVSSIKGSERHTFHFDCNSHRLIADIQLKQD; encoded by the coding sequence ATGGCCACTGCTCAACCTATTTCGGATACCATCGTCCAGGAATCCATCGTTCGCGCCGTCAAGAACGTGTGCGCCATCATGCTCAAGCGCGAGGCCACGTTCGTGGAGAAGTCCGCCGAGGCCGCCTACGCCGGATTCAAGGACAAGCCGCATGTCTTCGGCAGCGTGGGCTTCGTCGGCCAGATCGACGGCATCGTCTATCTCTGCATCCCCGACGACTTCGCCCAGGATGCCGCCGCCCGCGTGCTGGGCATGAGCGCCGCCGAGGTCGAAATGAGCGGCGACTCCGCCATCAAGGACGTGATCGGCGAGATCACCAACATGACCGTCGGCGGTTTCAAGAACGCCCTCTGCAACATCGGGTTTCCCTGCAAGCTGACGCTCCCCACCATCGTGCGCGGCGACAATCTCGCCGTCTCCAGCATCAAGGGCTCCGAGCGCCACACCTTCCACTTCGACTGCAACAGCCACCGGCTGATCGCGGACATCCAGCTCAAGCAGGACTGA
- a CDS encoding helix-turn-helix transcriptional regulator, whose protein sequence is MKNRLKDLRAERGWSQGELAEQLAVSRQTINAIETEKYDPSLPLALKIAKLFKRPVEEIFEV, encoded by the coding sequence ATGAAGAACCGTCTCAAGGATCTCCGGGCCGAGCGCGGCTGGTCGCAGGGCGAGCTCGCCGAGCAGCTCGCGGTGTCGCGCCAGACCATCAACGCCATCGAAACCGAGAAATACGACCCCAGCCTACCTCTGGCCCTGAAGATCGCTAAGCTCTTCAAGCGCCCGGTGGAGGAGATTTTCGAGGTCTGA
- a CDS encoding TlpA family protein disulfide reductase: MRLRLFLSGLLSSLVLLISAMGQNAERQPTDPVMIELKALVDEISAKLKTTEPTAKNFEAELAKFDALLAKHAGEKSEAVANIPMMKAVLYIQVLQDEKAGRETLLKLKQDFPGTKAANTVDPILAQIDQAAQAGAAQAALIGKPAPELSFTWASREGLTKLSALKGRVVVLDFWATWCGPCIASFPQIREHVAHFKDAPVTFLGVTSLQGFVANMGPRVNTEGDPAREMALMQDFIKAKEITWDIVFSEQNVFNPDYGIQGIPFVAIIAPDGTVRHAGLHPGDPRSNITGKIEELLKEFKLATPGKS, from the coding sequence ATGCGCTTACGCCTTTTTCTCTCCGGTCTCCTCAGCAGCCTGGTCCTTCTCATCTCTGCCATGGGGCAGAATGCCGAGCGCCAGCCCACCGATCCCGTGATGATCGAATTGAAGGCCCTGGTGGATGAGATCTCGGCCAAGCTGAAGACCACCGAGCCCACGGCGAAAAATTTCGAGGCGGAGCTGGCGAAGTTCGACGCCCTGCTCGCCAAGCATGCGGGCGAAAAAAGCGAGGCCGTCGCCAACATCCCCATGATGAAGGCCGTGCTCTACATCCAGGTGCTGCAGGATGAGAAGGCCGGCCGCGAAACCCTGCTGAAACTGAAGCAGGATTTCCCGGGCACCAAGGCCGCCAACACCGTGGACCCGATCCTGGCGCAAATCGACCAAGCCGCCCAGGCCGGGGCCGCGCAAGCCGCCCTCATCGGCAAACCCGCGCCCGAGCTGAGTTTCACCTGGGCCTCCCGTGAGGGCCTCACCAAGCTCTCCGCGCTGAAGGGCCGCGTCGTCGTGCTCGACTTCTGGGCCACGTGGTGCGGGCCCTGCATCGCCTCGTTTCCCCAGATCCGCGAGCACGTTGCGCACTTCAAGGACGCCCCGGTCACCTTCCTCGGCGTCACCAGCCTCCAGGGTTTCGTCGCCAACATGGGCCCGCGCGTGAACACCGAGGGCGACCCCGCCCGCGAAATGGCCCTGATGCAGGACTTCATCAAGGCGAAGGAAATCACCTGGGACATTGTCTTCAGCGAGCAGAATGTCTTCAACCCCGACTACGGCATCCAGGGCATCCCCTTCGTCGCGATCATCGCGCCCGACGGCACCGTCCGCCACGCCGGCCTGCATCCCGGAGACCCGCGCAGTAACATCACCGGCAAAATCGAGGAGCTGCTGAAAGAGTTCAAACTGGCGACACCGGGTAAATCCTGA
- a CDS encoding alpha/beta hydrolase family protein, with product MRLTLLRLLVLGLAFLPTMRAGEAMVDVAPELRGAWVTPDGPWDGRAVLLFHGMASDMDDAGGIFRQLAGDLAAQGIASLRINFRGEGDARRTRIESTFVTRLEDAAAAHAWVKRQGGVDAARVGALGFSLGGPTAVITAARQPGWFKSIAVWSSPSGDIFALWAENQTAQRALREGEATEDIPGWKQLTTKREFYASFRGFDFDAALAKYSGAFLTIRGSADHVANRDAEMVRILSARPASAPGSGTASRPAEAVLIGGADHIFNVFQPELGHAGRVRALTVAWFERTL from the coding sequence ATGCGACTGACATTGCTCCGCCTGCTGGTCTTGGGCCTAGCATTCTTGCCGACGATGCGCGCCGGGGAAGCGATGGTGGACGTGGCTCCGGAGCTGCGGGGCGCGTGGGTCACGCCTGATGGCCCGTGGGATGGGCGAGCGGTGCTGCTCTTTCACGGCATGGCGTCGGACATGGATGACGCCGGTGGGATCTTCCGGCAATTGGCGGGCGATCTGGCCGCGCAGGGGATCGCCAGCCTGCGCATCAACTTTCGCGGCGAAGGCGACGCCCGGCGGACGAGGATTGAGTCAACGTTCGTTACGCGGCTGGAGGATGCCGCGGCAGCTCATGCCTGGGTCAAACGACAGGGCGGGGTGGATGCCGCCCGCGTTGGCGCCCTCGGTTTCAGCCTCGGCGGGCCGACGGCGGTCATCACGGCCGCACGACAGCCGGGCTGGTTCAAGTCCATCGCCGTGTGGTCGAGCCCGAGCGGCGACATCTTCGCGCTTTGGGCGGAGAACCAGACCGCGCAGCGGGCCCTGCGCGAGGGTGAGGCGACCGAGGACATCCCCGGTTGGAAGCAACTGACGACCAAGCGTGAATTCTACGCCAGTTTCCGCGGTTTCGATTTTGATGCGGCGTTGGCGAAGTATTCCGGGGCCTTCCTCACGATCCGTGGTTCGGCGGATCATGTGGCCAACCGCGATGCCGAGATGGTGCGGATTTTGTCCGCCCGGCCCGCCTCCGCCCCCGGCTCCGGCACGGCAAGCCGGCCGGCCGAGGCCGTGTTGATCGGCGGCGCGGATCATATCTTCAACGTCTTCCAGCCCGAACTCGGCCACGCCGGGCGCGTGCGCGCACTGACAGTGGCGTGGTTCGAGCGGACGTTGTGA
- a CDS encoding response regulator, whose product MKRILYIEDSVTSQRIFQRMFHPPHDVIIVPSPRAANELLAHTTVDLIVCDFMFPGGDAFEVLTPLRRGQPSLALPFIAVSGSMDQALTASLLAAGANACAAKPFHNADFRALVEGMLAHPFVEADHTGVITACCFQWVEQGNHHEYCPETGDHLTGNDRAEVSSRMQARLQERWARGALAGRISQERTRTYVLRHE is encoded by the coding sequence GTGAAACGCATTCTCTACATCGAGGATAGCGTCACTTCCCAGCGGATCTTCCAGCGGATGTTTCATCCGCCGCACGACGTGATCATCGTGCCGAGTCCCCGGGCCGCCAACGAGCTGCTGGCGCATACCACGGTGGACCTCATCGTCTGCGACTTCATGTTCCCGGGTGGTGATGCCTTCGAAGTGCTCACGCCCTTGCGCCGCGGGCAGCCGTCGCTCGCTTTGCCCTTCATCGCCGTCAGCGGCTCCATGGACCAGGCCCTCACCGCCAGCCTGCTGGCCGCCGGGGCCAATGCCTGTGCCGCCAAGCCCTTTCACAACGCTGATTTCCGCGCCCTCGTCGAGGGCATGCTCGCGCATCCCTTCGTCGAGGCCGACCACACGGGAGTGATCACCGCCTGTTGCTTCCAATGGGTCGAGCAGGGCAATCATCACGAATACTGCCCCGAGACCGGTGACCATCTCACCGGCAACGACCGCGCCGAGGTCTCCAGCCGCATGCAGGCCCGGTTGCAGGAGCGCTGGGCGCGCGGGGCCCTCGCCGGGCGCATCAGCCAGGAGCGCACCCGCACCTACGTCCTGCGACACGAGTAA
- a CDS encoding alpha/beta hydrolase translates to MKLPIVLLFSVLSLLGTANEAPARKPGDYPLTADSLPQEGVPKGQLLGPFEWRSAIIRGTVRRYWVYVPAQYAAAKPAGLLVFHDGQRALNPKGPLRVDQVMENLIHKKDIPVMIGLFITPGNLSERYPEDLGMNNPNNRAQEYDVLTDAYARMLADELIPELKKTYNISDDVEKRVIGGTSSGAICAWTTAWERPDTFRKVISMIGSYVSIGYQPARGNQPMIPGGDLYPTLIRKNPPKNIRIFLQDGSNDLDNPHGNWFLANQQMLSALNFANASADRRKLEGPRYDVKYEWGDGNHSDTHGGALLPDILRWMFRDVAKD, encoded by the coding sequence ATGAAGCTTCCTATCGTTTTGCTGTTTTCGGTCCTCAGCCTTTTGGGCACCGCCAACGAGGCCCCCGCCCGCAAGCCCGGTGACTACCCGCTGACCGCCGACTCGCTCCCGCAGGAGGGCGTGCCCAAGGGCCAGCTGCTCGGGCCCTTCGAGTGGCGCAGCGCGATCATCCGTGGCACCGTGCGGCGTTACTGGGTGTATGTCCCCGCCCAATACGCCGCCGCCAAGCCCGCCGGCCTGCTCGTGTTTCACGACGGCCAGCGCGCCCTGAACCCCAAGGGCCCGCTCCGCGTGGATCAGGTGATGGAAAACCTGATCCACAAGAAGGACATTCCCGTAATGATCGGCCTGTTCATCACGCCGGGTAACCTGAGCGAACGTTATCCCGAAGACCTGGGCATGAACAATCCGAACAACCGCGCGCAGGAATACGACGTGCTCACCGACGCCTACGCCCGGATGCTGGCCGACGAACTCATCCCCGAGCTGAAGAAGACCTACAACATTTCGGACGACGTGGAAAAGCGCGTGATTGGCGGCACCAGCAGCGGGGCCATCTGCGCGTGGACCACGGCGTGGGAGCGCCCCGACACCTTCCGCAAGGTTATCAGCATGATCGGCAGCTACGTGTCCATCGGCTACCAGCCGGCGCGGGGCAACCAGCCGATGATCCCTGGCGGCGACCTCTATCCGACGCTCATCCGCAAGAATCCGCCGAAGAACATCCGCATCTTCCTGCAGGACGGTTCCAACGACCTCGATAACCCGCACGGCAACTGGTTCCTCGCGAACCAGCAGATGCTCTCCGCCCTGAATTTTGCCAACGCCAGTGCCGACCGCCGCAAGCTCGAGGGCCCGCGCTACGATGTGAAATACGAGTGGGGCGACGGCAACCACTCCGACACGCACGGCGGCGCGCTGCTGCCCGACATTCTCCGGTGGATGTTTCGCGATGTGGCAAAGGACTAG
- a CDS encoding VPDSG-CTERM sorting domain-containing protein produces the protein MSLRTLRLILLAGLLFGGRLTASPITFQYNGDLLPNQGSYGSLFTTIGPGGPASYWPTTNWSSDGDVLTMSTAHGAGIWFGAGWVYGDNPGFSLANTADGNLVRTRVALGANSTEWSQYWYDSSGYGSAFYFLNNGFKYYTAAGETFVSTDMTQFHTFTTYVLAGQVSYFFDNTYLGGGGALTGASNFFLIGDGSGSTISGTGSMYLDDLTIITAVGADAPTIAAGPQTPGVPDTGATALLLAGGLLSLAGLRRRA, from the coding sequence ATGTCCCTTCGCACTCTCCGCCTGATCCTGCTCGCCGGCCTCCTCTTCGGTGGTCGCCTAACCGCTTCCCCGATCACGTTCCAATACAATGGCGATCTTCTGCCCAACCAGGGCAGCTACGGTTCGCTCTTCACCACGATCGGGCCTGGCGGCCCGGCCAGCTACTGGCCGACCACCAACTGGTCGAGCGATGGCGATGTCCTCACGATGTCGACCGCCCATGGCGCCGGCATCTGGTTCGGCGCGGGCTGGGTCTATGGTGACAACCCGGGCTTCTCCCTCGCCAACACGGCGGACGGCAACCTTGTCCGGACCCGCGTGGCCCTCGGCGCCAATTCCACCGAATGGTCACAGTACTGGTACGACAGCAGCGGCTACGGCTCGGCGTTTTATTTCCTAAACAACGGCTTCAAGTACTACACGGCCGCGGGCGAGACCTTCGTGTCGACCGACATGACCCAGTTTCACACTTTCACCACGTACGTCCTCGCCGGCCAAGTCTCCTATTTCTTCGACAACACCTACCTTGGCGGCGGCGGCGCCCTCACCGGCGCGTCCAACTTCTTCCTCATCGGCGACGGCTCCGGCAGCACCATCAGCGGCACCGGCTCCATGTATCTCGACGACCTGACCATCATCACCGCCGTCGGTGCCGACGCCCCGACCATCGCCGCCGGTCCGCAAACGCCGGGCGTCCCGGACACCGGCGCCACGGCGCTCCTGCTGGCGGGCGGCCTGCTCAGCCTCGCCGGCCTCCGCCGGCGTGCCTGA
- a CDS encoding cupin domain-containing protein produces the protein MSSAQTSPVTPLPSAVYDWEKMTVIPTPKGSRRDVFDGPTTTLDKAHCHITTLNPGENSGEPRLHLQEEIIIVKEGLVEMHIDGKLHTAGPGSVFFLAARATTRLRNAGDKPCTYIVIYYYTPLTPKS, from the coding sequence ATGTCCTCCGCCCAAACCTCCCCCGTCACGCCTCTGCCTTCCGCCGTCTATGATTGGGAGAAGATGACCGTCATCCCCACGCCCAAGGGTTCACGCCGCGACGTGTTCGACGGTCCGACCACGACGCTCGACAAGGCGCACTGCCACATCACCACGCTCAATCCCGGCGAAAACAGCGGCGAGCCGCGCCTCCACCTCCAAGAGGAAATCATCATCGTGAAGGAGGGCCTCGTCGAGATGCATATCGACGGCAAGCTGCACACCGCCGGCCCCGGCTCCGTGTTCTTCCTCGCCGCCCGCGCCACCACGCGCCTGCGCAACGCCGGCGACAAGCCCTGCACCTACATCGTCATTTACTATTACACGCCGCTCACACCCAAGTCCTGA
- a CDS encoding ATP-binding cassette domain-containing protein gives MPALLTLLDVTLHFGGPAILEKVNFQVDPGERICLIGRNGAGKSTLMKVIVGEMKPDTGDVFRPANAVYRRLTQEVPTDLTGSVHDIVTSGLRPNDDHHEEDWERDVRVEDLITATGLKPDQEFSALSGGLKRRALLARALAGQPDLLLLDEPTNHLDLESILWLEEFLLEKKPTLLFITHDRAFLRRISTRIVELDRGRLAGWACDYDTYLVRKQEVLEAEERQRALFDKKLAQEEEWIRRGVKAQRSRATARINALKEMRAQARARRDRTGTATIKLAEADRSGVKVIEAENVSYAYTEGGPPVIRDFSTVIRRGEKIGILGPNGAGKTTLIKLLLGQLQPTSGSLKHGTNMEIVYFDQLRAQIDDNKTVADNIANGNPTVTIDGRTKNVISYLQDFLFEPTRARTPAKVLSGGERNRLLLARLFTKPANVLVLDEPTNDLDAETLDLLEDLLVEFQGTLLLVSHDREFLDEVVTSTLVFEGDGRLGDYAGGYTDWMQDKAKQASRASAAAGVADPGRISSKAPGSATPATTKPAKKLTNKERQELETLPAKIEALEKEQADLAGKLADPTFYKSQAAKFAEVKARLETVEREHAAAFARWEELADGKA, from the coding sequence ATGCCCGCACTCCTCACCTTGCTCGATGTCACGCTCCACTTTGGCGGTCCCGCCATCCTGGAAAAGGTCAACTTCCAGGTCGATCCGGGCGAACGCATCTGCCTCATCGGCCGCAATGGCGCGGGCAAATCCACGCTGATGAAGGTCATCGTGGGCGAGATGAAGCCCGACACCGGGGATGTCTTCCGTCCGGCCAACGCGGTTTACCGCCGACTCACGCAGGAGGTGCCGACCGATCTGACCGGCAGCGTGCATGACATCGTGACTTCCGGCCTGCGGCCCAACGATGACCACCACGAGGAGGATTGGGAACGCGATGTGCGCGTGGAGGATCTGATCACTGCGACCGGGCTGAAGCCCGACCAGGAGTTCTCGGCGCTGTCCGGCGGCCTCAAGCGCCGCGCCCTGCTGGCGCGCGCCCTGGCCGGCCAGCCCGACCTGCTCCTGCTCGACGAGCCGACCAACCACCTCGACCTCGAGTCCATCCTCTGGCTGGAGGAGTTCCTGCTGGAGAAGAAGCCGACCCTGCTGTTCATCACGCACGACCGCGCCTTTCTGCGGCGCATCTCCACGCGCATCGTCGAGCTCGACCGCGGCCGGCTGGCCGGCTGGGCCTGCGATTACGACACCTACCTGGTGCGCAAGCAGGAGGTGTTGGAGGCGGAGGAGCGGCAGCGGGCGCTCTTCGACAAGAAGCTCGCGCAGGAGGAGGAGTGGATCCGCCGCGGGGTGAAAGCCCAGCGCTCCCGTGCCACCGCCCGCATCAACGCGCTCAAGGAAATGCGCGCCCAGGCCCGGGCCCGGCGCGACCGCACCGGCACCGCCACCATCAAGCTCGCCGAGGCCGACCGCTCCGGCGTGAAGGTGATCGAGGCGGAGAACGTGAGCTACGCCTACACGGAGGGCGGCCCGCCGGTCATCCGCGATTTTTCCACCGTGATCCGGCGCGGCGAGAAGATCGGCATCCTCGGCCCCAACGGCGCGGGCAAGACCACGCTGATCAAGCTCCTGCTCGGCCAGCTGCAGCCCACGTCCGGCAGCCTGAAGCACGGCACGAACATGGAGATCGTCTATTTCGACCAGCTGCGCGCGCAGATCGACGACAACAAGACCGTGGCCGACAACATTGCCAACGGCAACCCGACCGTGACGATCGACGGGCGCACCAAGAACGTCATTTCCTACCTCCAGGACTTCCTCTTCGAGCCGACCCGCGCCCGCACGCCGGCGAAGGTGCTCTCGGGCGGCGAGCGCAACCGCCTGCTGCTGGCGCGGCTTTTCACCAAGCCGGCCAACGTGCTCGTGCTCGACGAGCCGACCAACGATCTCGATGCCGAGACGCTCGACCTGCTGGAGGATCTGCTGGTGGAGTTCCAAGGCACGCTGCTGCTGGTGAGCCACGACCGCGAGTTTCTCGACGAAGTCGTCACGAGCACGCTGGTGTTCGAAGGCGACGGCCGCCTCGGCGATTACGCCGGCGGCTACACCGACTGGATGCAGGACAAGGCGAAGCAGGCGAGCAGAGCGTCTGCTGCAGCCGGGGTCGCTGACCCCGGCCGGATCTCAAGCAAGGCACCGGGGTCGGCGACCCCGGCTACAACGAAACCAGCCAAGAAACTCACCAACAAGGAGCGCCAGGAACTCGAGACGCTGCCCGCGAAGATCGAAGCGCTGGAGAAGGAGCAGGCCGATCTGGCCGGGAAACTGGCGGATCCGACCTTCTACAAGTCGCAGGCCGCCAAGTTCGCCGAGGTGAAGGCGCGGCTCGAGACCGTCGAACGCGAGCACGCCGCGGCCTTTGCCCGGTGGGAGGAGCTGGCGGACGGCAAGGCCTGA
- a CDS encoding GDSL-type esterase/lipase family protein, translated as MNAAFKSFLIRALAGAFLLLLDPVSSFAAPTPMLSASDSRFRYEGRFDRADPAQPVVIWAGDRISVDFEGGALAVHFGPATGQSFFNVTVDGVTAVASGADGRFAWPHPLAPGRHQLRIVKRSEADAGHVVFRGIEVAVGARAWAPAAPAYKLRLQFLGDSITAGANNEDAEVDQWEDRRTHNHALSYGFLTSQELGADHRAVAVSGMGIGEGFVPMRVAETWDKVYPRDRPERVDRSVWVPDVVAVNFGENDSAFPRTEGRPFAKDFAVRYVAFIRSVRAAWPKAQLVLLRGGMSGGANDPDLRAAWEAAVQELEADDPRISHFVFNHWTGHHPRVADHRVMAAELTGWLKRQPWMAPFRVGNH; from the coding sequence ATGAACGCTGCATTCAAGTCATTCCTGATCCGCGCGCTTGCCGGCGCCTTTCTGCTCCTGCTTGATCCGGTGTCATCCTTCGCCGCGCCCACGCCCATGCTTTCCGCCAGTGACAGTCGCTTCCGTTACGAAGGCCGCTTCGACCGGGCTGATCCGGCGCAGCCGGTCGTCATCTGGGCGGGAGACCGTATCAGCGTGGACTTCGAGGGCGGGGCGCTGGCGGTGCATTTTGGCCCAGCCACGGGGCAGAGTTTTTTCAACGTGACCGTGGACGGAGTCACCGCGGTCGCGAGCGGAGCCGACGGGCGTTTTGCCTGGCCGCATCCACTCGCTCCCGGCCGGCATCAGCTGCGGATCGTAAAGCGGAGCGAGGCTGATGCCGGGCACGTCGTCTTTCGCGGCATCGAAGTGGCGGTCGGAGCGCGGGCCTGGGCGCCGGCCGCACCGGCGTATAAGCTCAGGCTGCAGTTTCTCGGCGACTCTATCACGGCCGGAGCCAACAACGAGGATGCCGAGGTGGATCAGTGGGAGGACCGCCGCACCCACAACCACGCGCTGAGCTACGGGTTCCTGACCTCGCAGGAGCTGGGCGCGGACCATCGCGCGGTGGCGGTCAGCGGCATGGGCATCGGCGAGGGCTTCGTGCCGATGCGGGTCGCGGAAACGTGGGACAAGGTCTATCCGCGTGACCGGCCGGAACGGGTGGATCGCTCCGTCTGGGTGCCGGATGTCGTGGCGGTGAATTTCGGCGAGAATGACTCGGCGTTTCCCCGCACGGAGGGCCGGCCTTTCGCGAAGGACTTTGCCGTCCGCTACGTGGCGTTCATTCGGTCGGTGCGGGCCGCCTGGCCCAAGGCGCAGCTTGTTCTCCTGCGCGGCGGCATGTCGGGCGGGGCCAACGATCCGGATCTGCGCGCGGCATGGGAAGCGGCCGTGCAGGAGCTTGAGGCGGACGACCCGCGCATCAGTCATTTCGTCTTCAATCACTGGACCGGGCACCATCCGCGCGTGGCCGACCACCGGGTCATGGCCGCGGAACTGACGGGCTGGCTGAAGCGCCAGCCGTGGATGGCGCCGTTTCGGGTTGGAAACCACTAA
- a CDS encoding glycoside hydrolase family 28 protein: MPSLRLFAVVTACFAAASLYAAAYNVRDFGAVGDGITKDTRAFQQALDTCAVNGGGEVLVPAGRYLIGSVQQGNRTIIRLEEGTVILGSPDAADYPTVDIRWEGRMQPGRRALIHAANVEQIGIIGPGRIEGNPAMAAPQNPRGSVVLEPMNCTGVRWDGFTVTQGGNWATHPTFCTDVVIRNLTIRGNRDGIDIDSCKNVLIEGCDIETGDDAISLKSGRGMDGARLGRPTEDVVIRDCNLRCTRFASIGIGSETSAGVRNVRIERCKFTAKTHALYIKTRLGRAGVTENITGDDLEVFGGGFLRINLIVGGNTNTADDPVPGLVGYPEARNLNFTNVRLNNAASVVDATQVSREKPVLGLRLANITGTAAKGLALTHIRGAELRDLHVTVATGPLLTLDDVQGTGLETPK; the protein is encoded by the coding sequence ATGCCATCCCTCCGTCTGTTCGCCGTTGTCACCGCCTGTTTCGCAGCGGCCTCGCTCTACGCCGCCGCCTACAACGTCCGCGACTTCGGCGCTGTTGGCGATGGCATCACCAAGGACACGCGAGCGTTCCAACAGGCCCTCGACACCTGTGCCGTCAATGGCGGCGGCGAGGTTCTGGTGCCCGCCGGCCGCTACCTGATCGGCAGCGTGCAGCAGGGCAACCGCACGATCATCCGGCTCGAGGAAGGCACCGTCATTCTCGGCAGCCCCGACGCCGCCGACTATCCAACCGTCGACATCCGCTGGGAGGGTCGCATGCAACCCGGTCGGCGCGCGCTCATCCACGCCGCCAACGTCGAGCAGATCGGAATCATCGGCCCCGGCCGCATCGAGGGCAATCCGGCCATGGCCGCGCCCCAGAACCCACGCGGCTCCGTCGTGCTCGAACCGATGAACTGCACCGGCGTCCGCTGGGACGGCTTCACCGTCACCCAGGGCGGCAACTGGGCCACCCACCCGACCTTCTGCACCGACGTCGTCATCCGTAACCTCACCATCCGCGGCAACCGCGACGGCATCGACATCGACTCGTGCAAGAACGTGCTCATCGAGGGCTGCGACATCGAGACCGGCGACGACGCCATCAGTCTGAAATCCGGTCGCGGCATGGACGGTGCCCGCCTCGGCCGGCCGACCGAGGACGTCGTGATCCGCGACTGCAACCTCCGCTGCACGCGCTTCGCCTCCATCGGCATCGGCAGCGAAACCTCCGCAGGCGTTCGTAACGTCCGGATCGAGCGCTGCAAGTTCACCGCCAAGACGCACGCCCTCTACATCAAGACCCGCCTCGGCCGCGCCGGCGTGACCGAGAACATCACCGGCGACGACCTCGAGGTGTTCGGCGGCGGCTTCCTGCGCATCAACCTCATTGTCGGTGGCAACACCAACACCGCCGACGACCCCGTGCCCGGTCTGGTCGGGTACCCCGAGGCCCGCAACCTGAACTTCACCAACGTCCGCCTGAACAACGCCGCCTCCGTCGTGGACGCCACCCAAGTGTCGCGGGAAAAACCCGTGCTCGGCCTGCGCCTCGCCAACATCACCGGCACCGCCGCGAAGGGGCTGGCCCTCACCCACATTCGTGGCGCCGAGCTTCGCGACCTCCACGTCACGGTCGCCACCGGTCCGCTTCTCACCTTGGATGACGTTCAGGGCACCGGTCTTGAAACGCCGAAGTAA